A single region of the Candidatus Parcubacteria bacterium genome encodes:
- a CDS encoding DsbA family protein → MPETKSSLGIPIAIVLAGVLIAGSVLYTRSTPSTGVTPGTPQEISLRAVSANEHILGNPDAKVVIVEYSDPECPFCKSFHATMKRIMSEYGANGSVAWVYRHFPIPELHTKAQAEAEAIECAAELGGNTAFWKYADRLYEITPSNDGLDAAELPKIAAYAGLDAAAFAKCTSERRTKAKVDADHADGISAGTRGTPYSVILTKNGDKIPLEGALPYADMKEVVETLIK, encoded by the coding sequence ATGCCAGAGACTAAAAGTTCGCTCGGAATCCCCATCGCCATCGTGCTTGCCGGCGTCCTCATCGCCGGTTCTGTCCTCTACACCCGCAGCACTCCTTCTACCGGAGTGACCCCGGGCACTCCTCAGGAGATATCTCTTCGCGCAGTCAGCGCGAATGAGCACATCCTCGGAAACCCGGATGCCAAGGTAGTGATCGTAGAATATTCCGACCCCGAGTGTCCGTTCTGTAAGAGCTTCCATGCCACCATGAAGCGCATCATGAGCGAGTACGGAGCGAACGGATCCGTCGCTTGGGTGTATCGCCACTTCCCCATCCCAGAACTTCACACTAAAGCCCAGGCGGAAGCCGAAGCCATCGAATGCGCCGCCGAGCTCGGAGGCAATACTGCCTTCTGGAAGTACGCTGATCGCCTCTACGAAATCACCCCCTCAAATGACGGCTTGGACGCCGCGGAACTCCCCAAGATCGCCGCATATGCTGGCCTCGACGCAGCCGCCTTCGCCAAGTGCACTAGCGAGCGCCGCACCAAAGCCAAGGTGGACGCTGACCATGCGGATGGAATCTCCGCAGGAACCCGTGGTACGCCCTACAGTGTGATCCTCACCAAGAACGGTGACAAGATCCCGCTTGAAGGAGCGCTTCCCTACGCAGACATGAAGGAGGTCGTGGAGACGTTGATAAAGTAA
- the bcp gene encoding thioredoxin-dependent thiol peroxidase, translating to MKDLLNKKAPDFNLLDQDGKKHKLSGYRGQPVLLYFYPKDMTPGCTIEAETFQDRSKEYAKAGIVILGMSPDTPESHKKFCDKHKLSFTLLADKDHLVAEKYGVWVEKSMYGKKYWGVERDSYLIDKEGKVVAQYQKVKPEEHPEEVLADAKRLGLTK from the coding sequence ATGAAGGATTTACTCAATAAGAAGGCCCCGGATTTCAATCTGCTTGATCAGGATGGGAAGAAACACAAGCTCTCGGGGTACCGTGGGCAGCCAGTCCTCCTCTATTTCTACCCCAAGGACATGACGCCGGGATGTACCATAGAGGCTGAGACATTTCAGGATCGCTCTAAGGAATATGCCAAAGCGGGTATCGTCATCCTCGGGATGAGTCCGGATACGCCGGAATCTCACAAGAAATTCTGTGATAAGCACAAGCTCTCTTTCACTCTCCTTGCGGACAAGGATCATCTGGTCGCGGAGAAGTATGGCGTTTGGGTAGAGAAGAGCATGTACGGTAAGAAATACTGGGGTGTGGAGCGTGATTCCTACCTCATCGACAAAGAAGGTAAGGTAGTCGCTCAGTATCAGAAAGTGAAGCCAGAAGAGCATCCGGAAGAGGTGCTCGCTGATGCCAAGCGTCTCGGGCTTACGAAATAA
- the uppP gene encoding undecaprenyl-diphosphatase UppP produces MDLFQALILGVVQGLTEFLPVSSTGHLILARDILGINVPSGLAVDAVLQLATILAVGVYFARDLWRLFLTGAKWIMRRAVSDEDRTLLLAVIYGTIPAIIIGLLLESYMETVFRSAGLVALMLVVGSFLFLFAERIATQAGALTPGKGFLIGLFQCLALIPGMSRSGSTIAGGLILGLTREAAARFSFILSFPIIVGSGAKKFLELSNEHLLGAMGVPLLMGSFVAFLVGLAAIHFLIRYLRTHSLAVFTYYRFALAAAVIAFLFFR; encoded by the coding sequence ATGGATCTCTTTCAAGCGCTGATACTCGGCGTCGTCCAAGGGCTCACTGAGTTCCTGCCGGTCTCTTCTACGGGCCATCTTATTCTTGCTCGGGATATCCTCGGCATCAATGTGCCCTCAGGCCTTGCGGTGGACGCGGTGCTGCAGCTTGCCACTATCCTTGCGGTGGGAGTGTATTTTGCGCGCGATCTCTGGCGTCTCTTCCTTACTGGAGCGAAGTGGATCATGCGCCGAGCAGTATCGGATGAAGATCGTACGCTCCTCCTTGCTGTCATCTACGGCACCATCCCAGCCATCATTATCGGGTTGCTCCTCGAGAGCTATATGGAAACTGTCTTCCGGAGTGCGGGGCTGGTGGCGCTCATGCTTGTTGTAGGAAGTTTTCTGTTCCTCTTTGCTGAAAGGATCGCTACGCAGGCAGGCGCACTTACGCCCGGGAAGGGCTTCCTCATCGGTTTGTTTCAATGTCTCGCCCTCATCCCTGGTATGTCGCGCTCCGGCTCCACTATCGCCGGAGGCCTTATCCTCGGGCTTACTCGGGAGGCGGCCGCTCGCTTCTCCTTCATCCTCTCTTTTCCCATCATCGTAGGCTCTGGAGCCAAGAAATTCCTGGAGCTCTCTAACGAACACCTACTCGGTGCCATGGGAGTGCCTCTCCTCATGGGCTCATTCGTTGCCTTCCTCGTGGGGCTCGCGGCGATTCATTTCCTCATCCGCTACCTGCGCACGCACAGCTTGGCCGTATTTACGTACTATCGTTTCGCGCTCGCAGCTGCGGTCATCGCGTTTCTCTTTTTCCGCTAA
- a CDS encoding ribonuclease H-like domain-containing protein, with product MRKIVFDIETKNLFQDVGRNDPALLDISIVCIHDSETDSYESFFEADFPKLWKILEKADMLIGYNSDHFDVPLLNKYYPGDLTAIKSLDILKEIKNNYGRRMSLDQVAEGTLGKKKIGHGLQAITWWKQGDMDSLRKYCLEDVKITKEVYEYARTNNKLFFREGGVNNEIKLDASKWENQEKNALTYTLPF from the coding sequence ATGCGCAAGATCGTATTCGATATCGAAACCAAGAATCTCTTCCAGGACGTCGGCCGCAACGACCCTGCTCTCCTTGATATCTCCATCGTCTGCATCCACGATTCAGAGACCGACTCCTACGAGAGCTTCTTTGAAGCGGATTTTCCTAAGCTCTGGAAGATATTGGAGAAAGCAGACATGCTCATTGGCTACAACTCCGACCACTTCGATGTTCCACTGCTTAACAAATACTATCCCGGCGACCTCACTGCCATCAAGAGCCTCGATATCCTCAAGGAGATAAAGAATAACTACGGTCGTCGCATGAGCCTGGACCAGGTCGCCGAAGGCACCCTCGGCAAGAAGAAGATCGGACACGGACTCCAAGCCATCACCTGGTGGAAACAGGGCGACATGGACAGCCTCCGCAAATACTGCCTGGAAGACGTGAAGATCACCAAAGAGGTGTATGAGTACGCCCGCACCAACAACAAGCTCTTCTTCAGGGAAGGAGGCGTGAATAATGAGATAAAGCTCGATGCATCAAAATGGGAGAACCAGGAGAAGAACGCTCTCACCTATACCCTCCCCTTTTAG
- the hisS gene encoding histidine--tRNA ligase → MADPTSLSTDPYKGTRDFYPEDMSVLNHILGGMRTVSERFGYLEYTASPLESTELYKAKSGEEIVNEQTYTFTDRGGREVTLRPEMTPTVARMVAGKRRELALPLRWYSIPNLFRYEQPQRGRLREHYQLNVDIFGVEGTEAEIEVISVASGIMKHLGATDADFNILVNHRALMNALTLELGLSEEQSHKLFKLIDRKNKMEAAAWSAAAREIAGEASETIEKVLASEDLESFLREVPALSAHKAVTELEEVLRGLSASGIRNARFSPSLMRGFDYYTGIVFELFDTSPENRRSLFGGGRYDDLLSIFGAEKMPAVGFGMGDVTLRDFLDVHGLIPEYKPATTLYICRADGAESAALAALASELRAQGVNVAVDFTSRKIGDQIGAADKQRIPYVLVVGERELTSGIFAVKELASGTETKLSRTELASFFKS, encoded by the coding sequence ATGGCCGATCCCACCTCCCTCTCTACTGACCCCTACAAGGGCACCCGTGACTTCTATCCCGAGGACATGTCCGTCCTCAACCACATCCTGGGAGGCATGCGCACCGTCTCGGAGCGCTTCGGCTATCTCGAATATACCGCCTCCCCCCTCGAATCCACCGAGCTCTACAAAGCCAAGAGCGGCGAAGAGATCGTAAACGAGCAGACCTACACCTTCACCGACCGCGGCGGCCGCGAAGTGACCCTCCGCCCGGAGATGACTCCGACCGTAGCCCGCATGGTCGCCGGCAAGCGCCGCGAACTGGCCCTCCCCCTACGTTGGTATTCCATCCCCAATCTTTTCAGATATGAGCAGCCGCAGCGCGGCCGCCTGCGCGAGCACTATCAATTGAACGTGGACATATTCGGAGTAGAAGGTACCGAAGCAGAGATCGAGGTCATCTCGGTAGCCTCGGGCATCATGAAGCACCTTGGCGCAACGGACGCAGATTTCAACATCCTGGTGAACCATCGCGCCCTCATGAATGCACTCACCCTTGAGCTCGGCCTCTCTGAAGAGCAGTCTCACAAGCTCTTCAAGCTCATCGATCGCAAGAACAAGATGGAAGCGGCTGCTTGGAGCGCTGCAGCGAGGGAGATAGCGGGAGAGGCTAGCGAAACAATAGAGAAAGTACTGGCGAGCGAAGACCTCGAGAGCTTCCTCAGAGAGGTGCCTGCCCTAAGTGCACACAAAGCGGTGACAGAACTCGAGGAAGTCCTTCGCGGACTCTCTGCCTCAGGAATAAGGAATGCGCGTTTCAGCCCCTCCCTCATGCGCGGCTTTGATTACTACACAGGGATCGTCTTCGAACTCTTCGATACCTCTCCGGAGAATCGCCGGTCACTCTTCGGCGGCGGCCGCTATGACGACCTCCTCTCCATCTTCGGCGCAGAAAAGATGCCTGCCGTAGGCTTCGGCATGGGTGACGTGACCCTACGTGACTTCCTCGACGTGCACGGCCTTATCCCAGAATACAAACCAGCGACCACCCTCTATATCTGCCGCGCAGACGGCGCAGAATCTGCTGCACTCGCGGCTCTCGCCTCCGAACTACGGGCGCAGGGAGTGAATGTCGCCGTCGACTTCACCTCTCGCAAGATCGGTGACCAGATTGGTGCTGCCGACAAGCAGCGCATCCCCTATGTACTCGTGGTCGGTGAACGCGAGCTAACGAGCGGCATCTTCGCCGTCAAAGAGCTCGCTTCCGGCACCGAAACCAAGCTCTCCCGCACCGAACTAGCCTCCTTCTTCAAGTCCTAG
- a CDS encoding RNA-binding protein has product MAKKLYVGGLPYSTTDSELRDAFATVGVVEAASIVMDKMTGRSRGFGFVTMPNDAEADKAIETMNGADLGGRAITVNEARPLTDRPPRRDAGRGGYGGNGGGMGGRGGY; this is encoded by the coding sequence ATGGCAAAGAAACTCTATGTCGGTGGTCTGCCGTACTCTACGACGGACTCCGAGCTTCGCGATGCGTTCGCTACGGTTGGCGTAGTGGAAGCTGCTTCGATCGTTATGGACAAGATGACGGGCCGCTCTCGCGGTTTCGGATTCGTGACCATGCCGAACGACGCTGAAGCAGACAAGGCAATCGAGACGATGAATGGTGCAGACCTCGGTGGTCGCGCTATCACCGTCAACGAGGCACGTCCTCTCACTGATCGTCCTCCCCGACGCGACGCAGGTCGTGGCGGATATGGCGGCAACGGTGGTGGTATGGGCGGTCGCGGCGGCTACTAA
- a CDS encoding DUF1360 domain-containing protein has protein sequence MEPKNNQHSWNFLFSLLFLALLGGAMYILYRNVGSLPQSIPLADFSLIALATFRLTRLFVYDKITAWFRDLFKESRETTLDGITYVERSVPQDGPRRTISDLLSCPWCLGVWFALFTTTLYFLASWSWYLILVLALSGVATLLQLGANLLGWSAELQKLKVGEKERMI, from the coding sequence ATGGAACCTAAAAATAACCAGCACTCCTGGAACTTCCTCTTCAGCCTTCTCTTTCTCGCCCTCCTTGGAGGAGCGATGTATATCCTTTACCGGAATGTGGGCTCCCTCCCCCAATCAATTCCCCTGGCTGACTTCAGCCTCATCGCGCTCGCCACTTTCCGCCTCACCCGCCTCTTCGTCTACGACAAGATCACTGCTTGGTTCCGAGACCTCTTCAAGGAGAGCCGTGAGACCACCCTCGACGGCATCACGTACGTAGAGCGTTCAGTACCGCAAGACGGCCCGCGACGCACTATCTCTGATCTCCTCTCCTGCCCCTGGTGCCTCGGTGTCTGGTTCGCACTGTTTACGACTACTCTGTATTTCCTTGCCTCCTGGAGCTGGTACCTCATCCTAGTGCTCGCGCTCTCTGGAGTCGCCACCCTGCTTCAGCTCGGAGCGAACCTCCTCGGCTGGAGCGCAGAACTGCAAAAGCTTAAAGTCGGAGAAAAGGAGCGCATGATCTGA
- a CDS encoding DUF5679 domain-containing protein yields the protein MADTAYCVKCKAKRSMKGASKITMKNGRNAMKGTCEKCGTGMFSILGKAK from the coding sequence ATGGCAGACACAGCGTATTGCGTGAAGTGCAAGGCGAAGCGCAGCATGAAGGGGGCGAGCAAGATCACCATGAAGAACGGCCGCAATGCTATGAAGGGCACTTGCGAGAAGTGCGGCACCGGCATGTTCAGTATCTTGGGCAAGGCGAAGTAA
- a CDS encoding class A beta-lactamase-related serine hydrolase: MYMSRRVLFLVAFGIFLAGALAGWVGGVRFFDKYFLLEPAIRENAERYDFIHPLLSTGDLSQARSFSDLVQNVHADIERFKAEGKLISASVYFRDLEVGRWMGVDEEVEYAPASLYKVALMMTYLKGADLDPSLLERETLFKEEYRSAAQDSDSFPRLEAGKSYSIAELLRRMIVYSDNDSKNTLQAILDTESRQRIFADFGVTIPELANTGDSLSPKEYSLFFRVLYNASYLSRSLSEAALKVLSEAEFKEGLVAGVPEGVRVAHKFGSRVFPAEGNTKEIRELHDCGIIYYPDHPYFLCVMTKGVSAPDLAAVIRSISTRVYNYVSRGSE; encoded by the coding sequence ATGTATATGTCGCGGAGGGTTCTCTTTCTGGTGGCTTTCGGCATCTTCCTCGCGGGAGCGCTTGCGGGGTGGGTAGGGGGAGTGCGTTTCTTTGATAAGTATTTCCTGCTTGAGCCTGCGATCCGGGAGAACGCAGAGCGCTACGACTTCATCCATCCGCTCCTCAGCACCGGGGATCTCTCTCAGGCGCGCTCTTTCAGCGATCTTGTGCAGAATGTCCACGCCGATATCGAACGATTCAAGGCGGAGGGTAAGCTCATCTCCGCCTCGGTATATTTCCGCGACCTGGAAGTGGGGCGCTGGATGGGCGTGGATGAAGAGGTGGAGTACGCCCCCGCAAGCCTCTACAAGGTGGCTTTGATGATGACCTATCTCAAGGGCGCGGATCTGGATCCTAGCCTGCTTGAGCGCGAGACCCTCTTCAAAGAGGAATACCGCAGCGCTGCGCAGGATTCAGACAGCTTTCCGCGGCTCGAAGCAGGGAAATCCTACAGCATCGCAGAGCTCCTCCGCCGAATGATCGTCTATTCGGATAATGATTCTAAGAATACTCTCCAAGCCATCCTCGACACTGAAAGCCGCCAGCGCATCTTCGCTGATTTCGGTGTGACTATCCCAGAGCTAGCCAACACGGGGGATAGTCTCTCACCTAAGGAATACTCCCTCTTCTTCCGCGTGCTCTATAACGCATCGTATCTCTCTCGCTCGCTCTCCGAAGCTGCTCTCAAGGTCTTAAGCGAAGCGGAATTCAAGGAGGGGCTGGTGGCTGGCGTGCCGGAAGGAGTGAGGGTGGCGCATAAGTTCGGGAGCCGCGTATTTCCGGCAGAAGGCAACACCAAGGAAATCCGCGAGCTTCACGACTGCGGCATCATTTATTACCCGGATCATCCGTACTTCCTCTGCGTCATGACTAAAGGAGTGTCGGCGCCGGATCTCGCCGCTGTTATCCGCTCCATCTCGACGAGGGTTTATAACTATGTGAGCAGAGGCTCTGAGTAA
- a CDS encoding SET domain-containing protein yields the protein MNKKDFLASLKEVYCRLAPTEHGVGVVAIRTIPKGIDPFKNCDPYADVLKIPEAELEAYDAPEEAKKLVRDFCALQDGVYFVPSYGMDAIDKSYFLNHSDTPNMVTPDKGETFLAARDIVEGEELTADYGQYHEAKHFERG from the coding sequence ATGAACAAGAAAGATTTTCTCGCTTCTCTCAAAGAGGTCTATTGCCGGCTTGCGCCTACGGAACACGGCGTCGGCGTGGTCGCTATACGCACAATCCCCAAAGGGATTGATCCTTTCAAGAACTGCGATCCATATGCGGATGTGCTAAAGATCCCTGAAGCAGAGCTCGAAGCATACGATGCGCCGGAAGAAGCCAAGAAGCTGGTGCGCGATTTCTGCGCTCTCCAGGATGGTGTCTATTTCGTGCCGAGCTATGGGATGGATGCTATTGATAAGTCTTACTTTTTAAATCACTCCGATACTCCCAATATGGTGACTCCTGATAAGGGAGAGACGTTCCTCGCAGCGCGGGATATCGTGGAAGGGGAGGAGCTCACGGCTGATTACGGACAGTACCACGAGGCTAAGCATTTCGAGCGCGGGTAG
- a CDS encoding SET domain-containing protein, translating into MPRKLKFQPGDFILKPKRSSAGIGLFTYSPIKKGECVIEYTGRVISKEEEFTNNSLYLFEVHKYKTIDGRARSNLARYINHSCRPNCEPEIRKGRVFIMARKAIKAGEELTYDYEKEYFDEHIKPKGCRCPKCQEGKRGQ; encoded by the coding sequence ATGCCTCGCAAACTTAAATTTCAACCAGGAGATTTCATACTTAAGCCGAAGCGCTCAAGCGCTGGCATCGGTCTCTTCACCTACTCTCCCATCAAGAAAGGGGAGTGCGTCATCGAATATACGGGGCGGGTCATCTCCAAGGAAGAGGAATTTACCAACAACAGCCTCTATCTCTTCGAGGTGCACAAATATAAGACCATCGACGGCCGCGCGCGCTCCAACCTCGCTCGCTATATCAATCACTCCTGCCGTCCTAACTGCGAGCCGGAGATCCGCAAGGGTCGCGTATTCATCATGGCGAGGAAAGCTATCAAGGCGGGGGAGGAGCTTACCTACGATTACGAAAAGGAATATTTTGATGAGCACATAAAGCCCAAAGGCTGCCGTTGTCCTAAGTGTCAGGAAGGAAAACGAGGTCAGTAA
- a CDS encoding YggT family protein, with protein sequence MESSYTSPRTRPLYRGTQVVWYLLGLLEALLAFRFILKLLGANADAGFTSFIYGVSHPFVAPFLNVFRVSSVQGSVFEWTTLLAMLVYWFVAIGLIKLFLMGKPVSTPEAASKLNQQEQ encoded by the coding sequence ATGGAATCATCCTACACCTCTCCCCGCACGCGCCCTCTGTATCGGGGCACCCAAGTCGTATGGTATCTGCTCGGTTTGCTCGAGGCTCTGCTAGCCTTTCGCTTCATTCTCAAGCTCCTCGGAGCGAATGCTGACGCCGGCTTCACCAGCTTCATATACGGCGTGAGTCATCCGTTTGTAGCACCTTTTCTCAACGTATTCCGCGTCAGTAGCGTCCAGGGATCCGTCTTCGAATGGACGACCCTCCTCGCGATGCTCGTTTACTGGTTCGTAGCCATCGGCCTCATCAAGCTCTTCCTCATGGGCAAGCCGGTCTCAACTCCGGAAGCCGCGAGTAAGCTCAATCAGCAGGAGCAATAA
- a CDS encoding fibronectin type III domain-containing protein, which yields MNNTTAIVGGIVALALIGGGVYYVTRDDGTLSPTATSTPSTSSSGSSGGGQPVTPTPTPQASAPSAITNSNATETDTTAVVSGSVTPNGAATAYWYEYGTTQNLGTKTSNQTIGSGFRATPAPGFITGLTKDTTYFFRLVAENTYGKTVGGIQTLKTTTVGTPAPVGGAPTVKTTVGSGVDRTAAMLNGEVTPNRAATSYWFEYGKTTSLGNSSALTAVGDGNAKMNVSLALSDLEPATTYYFRLNAQNQFGTVNSTILSFKTLNPVSGTAPTANTLSATHVATSTVTLRATVDANGLETMYWFEYSTDSLLGSVLLSSTPQKSAGAGSNPTQVETSVTGLNPDTNYYFRAVAQNSLGIVRGDKLTFKTN from the coding sequence ATGAACAACACCACAGCTATAGTCGGAGGAATAGTCGCTCTCGCCCTCATCGGCGGAGGCGTGTATTACGTGACACGGGATGATGGGACGCTTTCTCCGACCGCCACTTCGACGCCGTCGACCTCAAGCAGCGGAAGCTCTGGAGGCGGACAACCGGTCACTCCGACTCCTACGCCTCAGGCAAGCGCACCTTCTGCTATCACTAACTCAAATGCCACTGAGACAGACACTACCGCGGTGGTCTCTGGCAGCGTGACTCCGAATGGTGCTGCGACCGCATATTGGTATGAATACGGTACCACTCAGAACCTTGGGACTAAGACTTCTAACCAGACGATCGGCTCAGGCTTCCGTGCTACTCCGGCCCCTGGCTTCATCACCGGGCTTACTAAAGACACTACGTATTTCTTCCGCCTCGTTGCTGAGAACACCTACGGCAAGACGGTAGGCGGTATACAGACGTTAAAGACTACTACGGTCGGCACTCCTGCTCCGGTAGGAGGAGCACCGACGGTTAAGACGACTGTGGGAAGCGGTGTTGATAGGACAGCTGCGATGCTTAATGGCGAAGTCACGCCGAACAGGGCAGCAACCAGCTACTGGTTCGAGTACGGCAAGACCACGAGCCTGGGCAACAGCTCCGCTCTTACTGCAGTGGGGGATGGTAATGCCAAGATGAATGTCTCACTCGCGCTCTCTGACCTGGAGCCTGCCACCACGTACTACTTCCGTCTCAATGCACAGAATCAGTTCGGTACGGTGAACAGCACCATCCTTAGCTTCAAGACCTTGAATCCGGTTTCGGGCACAGCGCCCACGGCAAATACCTTGAGTGCGACACATGTGGCTACCTCTACGGTAACCCTCCGCGCTACGGTGGATGCGAATGGTCTTGAGACTATGTACTGGTTCGAGTACAGCACCGACTCTCTCTTGGGTTCTGTGCTCCTCAGTAGCACTCCGCAGAAATCGGCGGGTGCAGGATCCAACCCGACTCAGGTTGAGACCAGTGTCACCGGCCTCAATCCTGATACGAACTATTATTTCCGCGCAGTAGCGCAGAACAGCCTTGGCATAGTCCGGGGGGATAAGTTGACGTTCAAGACGAACTAG
- a CDS encoding GlsB/YeaQ/YmgE family stress response membrane protein: protein MAILLWIIFGGLVGWVASLIMNTDPQQGIALNVIVGIVGAVLGGWLMSFFGEGDITGFNLYSFLVALLGACVLIGIVKAVRG from the coding sequence ATGGCCATACTTCTTTGGATCATCTTCGGCGGCTTGGTAGGTTGGGTGGCTTCTCTCATCATGAACACGGATCCGCAGCAGGGCATCGCCCTCAACGTGATCGTGGGTATTGTGGGTGCGGTCCTCGGCGGCTGGCTCATGAGCTTCTTCGGGGAAGGAGACATCACCGGCTTCAATCTCTATAGCTTCTTGGTAGCGCTTCTCGGAGCCTGCGTGCTCATCGGCATCGTGAAGGCGGTGCGAGGGTAG
- a CDS encoding DoxX family protein yields the protein MYRNWAPVLARLIFGATFLMAAYYKIPGTESFTMEVNMSAAAGIPFPLVAVFLAFLLELFGGLALVFGVWTRVAAFLLAPFVLLIALFFFRNLADQAQFGMFMSCMGLIAGLLYVSVYGARHAAVSKDA from the coding sequence ATGTATAGGAACTGGGCTCCAGTGCTCGCGCGTCTGATATTCGGCGCGACCTTCCTCATGGCTGCGTACTATAAAATCCCGGGAACCGAGAGCTTCACCATGGAGGTGAATATGTCCGCCGCAGCAGGCATCCCCTTCCCACTCGTCGCCGTCTTCCTAGCTTTCCTGCTTGAGCTCTTCGGAGGTCTTGCCCTCGTCTTCGGCGTCTGGACTCGGGTAGCGGCCTTCCTACTCGCCCCCTTTGTGCTCCTCATCGCTCTGTTCTTTTTCCGCAACCTCGCAGACCAGGCGCAGTTCGGCATGTTCATGAGCTGTATGGGCCTCATTGCTGGCCTCCTCTACGTCTCCGTCTACGGGGCACGCCATGCGGCTGTTTCGAAAGACGCGTAG
- a CDS encoding peptidoglycan-binding protein — protein MVKQITSIALAAMFVAAPLLAQADTLTRQLEVGMSGSDVSSLQSFLALDATLYPQGVVSGYFGFLTKAAVSNFQSRNGLPAVGRVGPATLPVLNLQMVGGMSNNGVAATILSVGMSPSRNSASVTWNTNELAKGHLYYSTSPLMTVEHLNSVEVSGTVAATDGNLRTSQAVTLQNLQANTTYYYMVYTTDASGNVSVTWPTSFSTTN, from the coding sequence ATGGTTAAACAGATCACCTCTATCGCGCTCGCCGCGATGTTCGTCGCAGCACCTCTCCTCGCACAGGCAGATACGCTCACTCGCCAGCTCGAAGTCGGGATGTCCGGCTCCGACGTCTCTTCTCTCCAGAGCTTCCTCGCTCTCGATGCTACTCTCTACCCGCAGGGTGTGGTGAGCGGCTACTTCGGTTTCCTCACCAAGGCTGCTGTCTCTAACTTCCAGAGCCGCAACGGTCTCCCGGCAGTCGGCCGCGTAGGACCGGCAACGCTCCCCGTGCTCAATCTCCAGATGGTCGGTGGCATGAGCAACAATGGTGTTGCCGCTACGATCCTTAGTGTCGGGATGAGTCCGAGCAGGAACAGTGCTTCGGTCACCTGGAACACTAATGAGCTTGCCAAGGGCCACCTCTACTACAGCACCAGTCCGCTCATGACCGTCGAGCATCTCAACTCTGTCGAGGTCAGCGGCACTGTCGCTGCGACCGATGGCAACCTCCGCACCTCTCAGGCAGTTACTTTGCAGAATCTCCAGGCCAACACCACGTACTACTACATGGTCTACACCACGGATGCTTCTGGTAATGTGAGTGTCACCTGGCCGACCTCCTTCTCGACTACGAATTAG
- a CDS encoding C39 family peptidase, with translation MLPLILALAFTAVSLPQTALSAPPQILQAETLKKEIATSTVPIVPFYSQFKDITSAAWQKVGCGVASLAMIIDFYKDDTVSVNTLLTQGIAENAYLKNAGWSHKGLIQLSNKYGLGGKSYDLSKLSTKASFAEFKNQLKSGPVIASVHYKFDPKSTIPHLVVIDGIVGDTIYYNDPAAKTGQKQISTTDFLKAWKKKFIVIRPAQEPSKIVKKAGDKEFATAMAKL, from the coding sequence GTGCTCCCCCTCATCCTCGCTCTTGCCTTTACGGCAGTGAGCCTGCCACAGACAGCCCTATCTGCTCCGCCACAGATACTCCAGGCAGAGACGCTGAAAAAAGAAATCGCTACCAGCACTGTTCCCATAGTGCCGTTTTATTCGCAATTCAAGGACATCACCTCTGCAGCCTGGCAGAAAGTCGGCTGCGGCGTAGCGAGCCTCGCGATGATCATTGATTTTTATAAAGACGATACTGTATCGGTGAATACCCTACTCACACAAGGAATCGCAGAGAATGCATATCTGAAGAATGCGGGCTGGTCGCACAAAGGACTGATCCAGTTATCCAATAAATACGGTCTCGGAGGTAAGAGCTACGACCTCTCCAAGCTGAGCACCAAAGCTTCTTTTGCCGAGTTCAAGAATCAGCTTAAGAGCGGCCCGGTGATCGCCTCGGTGCATTACAAATTCGATCCCAAGAGCACCATCCCCCACCTAGTGGTGATAGATGGAATTGTGGGAGACACCATCTACTACAACGATCCGGCTGCCAAGACCGGACAGAAACAGATTTCCACTACTGACTTCCTCAAAGCCTGGAAGAAGAAATTCATAGTCATCAGACCAGCGCAAGAACCCAGCAAGATCGTCAAGAAAGCTGGTGACAAAGAATTCGCTACTGCGATGGCGAAGCTCTAG